One window of Enterobacter sp. RHBSTW-00175 genomic DNA carries:
- the rpsE gene encoding 30S ribosomal protein S5, producing MAHIEKQAGELQEKLIAVNRVSKTVKGGRIFSFTALTVVGDGNGRVGFGYGKAREVPAAIQKAMEKARRNMINVALNHGTLQHPVKGVHTGSRVFMQPASEGTGIIAGGAMRAVLEVAGVHNVLAKAYGSTNPINVVRATIDGLENMNSPEMVAAKRGKSVEEILG from the coding sequence ATGGCTCACATCGAAAAACAGGCTGGCGAACTGCAGGAAAAGCTGATCGCGGTTAACCGCGTATCTAAAACCGTTAAAGGTGGTCGTATTTTCTCCTTCACAGCTCTGACTGTAGTTGGTGATGGTAACGGTCGCGTTGGTTTTGGTTACGGTAAAGCGCGTGAAGTTCCAGCAGCGATCCAGAAAGCGATGGAAAAAGCCCGTCGCAATATGATTAACGTCGCGCTGAACCACGGCACCCTGCAACACCCTGTTAAAGGTGTTCACACGGGTTCTCGTGTATTCATGCAGCCAGCTTCCGAAGGTACCGGTATCATCGCCGGTGGTGCAATGCGCGCCGTTCTGGAAGTTGCTGGGGTTCATAACGTTCTGGCTAAAGCATATGGTTCCACCAACCCGATTAACGTGGTTCGTGCAACTATTGATGGCCTGGAAAATATGAATTCTCCAGAAATGGTCGCTGCCAAGCGTGGTAAATCCGTTGAAGAAATTCTGGGGTAA
- the rpmD gene encoding 50S ribosomal protein L30, whose amino-acid sequence MAKTIKITQTRSAIGRLPKHKATLLGLGLRRIGHTVEREDTPAVRGMVNAVYFMVKVEE is encoded by the coding sequence ATGGCAAAGACTATTAAAATCACTCAAACCCGCAGTGCAATCGGTCGTCTGCCGAAACACAAGGCAACGCTGCTTGGCCTGGGTCTGCGTCGTATTGGTCATACTGTTGAGCGCGAGGATACTCCTGCTGTTCGCGGTATGGTCAACGCGGTTTACTTCATGGTTAAAGTTGAGGAGTAA
- the rplR gene encoding 50S ribosomal protein L18 has product MDKKSARIRRATRARRKLKELGATRLVVHRTPRHIYAQVIAPNGSEVLVAASTVEKAIAEQLKYTGNKDAAAAVGKAVAERALEKGISNVSFDRSGFQYHGRVQALADAAREAGLQF; this is encoded by the coding sequence ATGGATAAGAAATCTGCTCGTATCCGTCGTGCGACCCGCGCACGCCGCAAGCTCAAAGAGCTGGGTGCAACTCGCCTGGTGGTACATCGTACCCCGCGTCATATTTACGCACAGGTAATTGCACCGAACGGTTCTGAAGTTCTGGTAGCTGCTTCTACTGTAGAAAAAGCTATTGCAGAACAATTGAAGTACACCGGTAACAAAGACGCCGCTGCAGCTGTAGGTAAAGCTGTTGCAGAACGCGCTCTGGAAAAAGGCATCAGCAATGTTTCCTTTGACCGTTCCGGGTTCCAATATCATGGTCGTGTCCAGGCACTGGCAGATGCTGCCCGTGAAGCTGGCCTTCAGTTCTAA
- the rplF gene encoding 50S ribosomal protein L6 produces the protein MSRVAKAPVVIPAGVDVKIDGQVITIKGKNGELTRTLNNAVEVKHADNALTFGPRDGFVDGWAQAGTARALLNSMVVGVTEGFTKKLQLVGVGYRAAIKGNAVGLSLGFSHPVEHPLPAGITAECPTQTEIVLKGADKQLIGQVAADLRAYRRPEPYKGKGVRYADEVVRTKEAKKK, from the coding sequence AAATCGACGGTCAGGTTATTACGATCAAAGGTAAAAACGGCGAGCTGACTCGTACCCTCAACAATGCTGTTGAAGTTAAACATGCAGACAACGCTCTGACCTTCGGTCCACGTGATGGTTTCGTGGATGGATGGGCTCAGGCTGGTACCGCGCGTGCCCTGCTGAACTCAATGGTTGTTGGTGTTACCGAAGGCTTCACTAAAAAGCTTCAGCTGGTTGGTGTTGGTTATCGTGCAGCTATCAAAGGGAATGCAGTAGGCCTGTCTCTGGGCTTCTCACACCCTGTTGAGCATCCGCTGCCGGCCGGTATCACTGCAGAATGCCCGACTCAGACTGAAATCGTGCTGAAAGGCGCTGATAAACAGCTGATCGGTCAGGTTGCAGCAGATCTGCGCGCCTACCGTCGTCCTGAGCCTTACAAAGGCAAGGGTGTTCGTTACGCCGACGAAGTCGTGCGTACCAAAGAGGCTAAGAAGAAGTAA